CATTAACTTACCCTGAATGCCGCCATGTCGTAATTCCAGCGCTTCCTCTAGCCTAGCTAGGCCAAATCCATCAGCCGCCCCATCCAAATGGCGGGCGACATGCAACAGACCGTGACCATAGGCATTGGCCTTAACCACTGCCATCACTTTACTGCCAGGAGCGAGCTGTTTTAATTGCTGCAGATTATGTGTCAGTGCACTGAGACTGATCTCTGCACGGGGAAAAGGTTTCAAAGAAATGCCCTGTCTAACTGAAAAAAAACACACAAAACCAGCGCATCAGTCTTCATCAAACTGAAGTGCGCCAGCATAGCTATCGAACCGGGAGAAGTGCCCCTGGAAGGTCAGGCGTACCCGCCCGATAGGGCCATTACGCTGTTTACCGATAATGATCTCGGCGGTACCTTTGTCCGCAGAGTCATCGTTATACACTTCATCCCGGTAAATGAACATAATAAGGTCGGCATCCTGCTCGATAGAGCCTGATTCACGCAGATCTGAGTTCACCGGGCGTTTATCGGCCCGTTGTTCCAGCGAGCGGTTAAGCTGGGACAGTGCAATAACCGGGATCTCTAACTCCTTAGCAAGGGCTTTGAGAGAGCGAGAAATTTCGGCAATCTCTAAGGTTCGGTTATCGGCCAATGCTGGTACCTGCATCAATTGCAAGTAGTCGACCATGATCATGGATAGCCCGCCGTGATCCCGGGCAATTCGCCGGGCCCGGCTACGTACTTCTGTCGGCGTCAGACCTGAGCTATCATCGATATACATCTTACCCTGTTCTAGCATAATACCCATGGTGGACGACACGCGAGCCCAGTCCTCATCATCCAGCTGACCGGTACGGATTTTGGTCTGATCAACCCGCCCCAGCGAGGCCAACATACGCATCATGATCTGTTCTGAAGGCATCTCCAGACTGAAAATCAGCACTGGCTTATCTTCATTCATGGCCGCGTATTCACACAGGTTCATGGCAAAAGTAGTTTTCCCCATAGAGGGACGAGCCGCCACAATCACCAAATCGCCGGACTGGAAACCAGCCGTCATGCCATCAAGATCGGCAAAGCCGCTGGATACCCCGGTAACACCGTTATGGGGGTTGTTATAGAGTTGCTCAATCCGATCAACGGTTTTTTCCAGAATGGTTTTAATCCCTTCTGGGCCCTCATTGGCATTCGCCCGTTGCTCGGCAATTTTAAATACTTTGGTTTCGGCCAGATCCAGCAATGCACTGGAATCACGCCCTTCCGGGTTATAACCGGCATCGGCAATTTCATGGGCGACCCGGATCATCTCTCGCACCACGGCCCGCTCACGGACAATCTCGGCATAAGAAACGATATTACCGGCACTAGGGGTGTTTTTCGCAATTTCCCCTAGGTAGGCAAACCCACCGGCATCCTCTAGCTCGCTGGATAATTCCAGCTGTTCAGAAACCGTCACCAAATCGATTGGCTGGCCTGCTTCAACCAGCTTTTGCATCGATGCAAAAATCATCCGATGGGAACGGGAGTAGAAATCTTCTTTAACGACGGCTTCAGATACCTTATCCCAGGCTTCGGCATCCAACATCAGGCCACCGAGTACCGACTGTTCCGCTTCCAATGAATGGGGCGGTAACTTTAGGGCATCCATCTGGGCATCTTTGGCTTTGCCTTTAGGCTTAAAAGCACCTTGCTGAGACATTCACGCTCCCGATTACAACAGCTTTACAAATATGATATAAATCAGCTGGGTAAAACAATTAACCCAACAATAACAACCTGTTTATCCAACAAAACGGACATAATTACAAACAATAAGGAATGAACATGCGCAATGCATTGGTTGCAGCCCTGCTGCTGTCATCCG
This region of Shewanella sp. NFH-SH190041 genomic DNA includes:
- the dnaB gene encoding replicative DNA helicase, whose translation is MSQQGAFKPKGKAKDAQMDALKLPPHSLEAEQSVLGGLMLDAEAWDKVSEAVVKEDFYSRSHRMIFASMQKLVEAGQPIDLVTVSEQLELSSELEDAGGFAYLGEIAKNTPSAGNIVSYAEIVRERAVVREMIRVAHEIADAGYNPEGRDSSALLDLAETKVFKIAEQRANANEGPEGIKTILEKTVDRIEQLYNNPHNGVTGVSSGFADLDGMTAGFQSGDLVIVAARPSMGKTTFAMNLCEYAAMNEDKPVLIFSLEMPSEQIMMRMLASLGRVDQTKIRTGQLDDEDWARVSSTMGIMLEQGKMYIDDSSGLTPTEVRSRARRIARDHGGLSMIMVDYLQLMQVPALADNRTLEIAEISRSLKALAKELEIPVIALSQLNRSLEQRADKRPVNSDLRESGSIEQDADLIMFIYRDEVYNDDSADKGTAEIIIGKQRNGPIGRVRLTFQGHFSRFDSYAGALQFDED